TGTTCTTCGCCCAGGCCGTCGGCCGCTTCGTGCGTGCCCGGAAGCGCGGCGAGACCGCCTCGGTGTTCCTGCCGTCCGTCCCGCAGCTGATGGGCCTCGCCAACTCCATGGAGGCCGAGCGCGACCACGCGCTGGACCGGCCCCGGAACGAGGACGAGGACGGGCTCTTCAACCCCGAGGACTCGTTGATGGACGAGGCCAACCGCGAGGAGAAGGCGTCGGACTCCCTCATTAAGGGCAAGTTCGAGGCGCTGGACTCGCAGGCCTCCTTCGACCGTGTCCTGTTCGACGGCGGCGAGTTCGGCACCGGTGGCGACATCGGCAGCGAGGACGAGCTGGACTTCCTCGGGATCCCCGGGCTGCTCGACGCCGACCAGGTGGGTGTGCTGCTGCGGCAACGCCAGGCCGAACAGCAGTCCCGCCGGAGGAAGCCTTCCGCCGCCGCTCCCGCGGAGGCGCCCGGCGTCGCGGACCACCGACGCCTGATGGACCTGCGCAACGAGCTCGCGAAGAACGTCTCGGCATGGTCGGCGCGCACCGGCACGCCGCACGGCATGGTGCACAACACGTTGCGCGAGGTGTGCGGCGGACCGGCCGTCGCGCAGGCGAGCGAGGAGCAGCTCAAGGCCCGTCTGGCGAAGATCCAGGGCTGGTTCGTCGGCCGGAAGTAGTGCCCAGGCGGCCCGCCCAGCGGCGTGCGTGGCCGAAAAACTGTGTGCTCAGTTGTTGCGGGTGTTCCGGAAGAACACCCGCAACAACTGAGCACACAACGCCGGATCAGGCGATGGCGACGCCGGACTCCTCGAGCTCGTCGAACGTCGGCTCCGGGTCGTCCGCCACCGAGGCGGTCAGCTCACGGAGGACCGTGACGGCGTAGCCGGCCTGGACGCCGTCGAGCGCGGTGGCGCGGACGCAGTGATCCGTGGCGATGCCGACCACGACGATGTCCTCGACATCCCGTTCCTGGAGCCACTCGTCCAGGGACTCGCCGTCATCGTCCTCCGAGGGCAGCGCGCCGGGCTGCCGGTCCCCGGTGGACACGGCGTCCTCCGGGGCGAGCAGCCCTTCGAAGCCGGAGTAGGCGGCGGCGAAGCGGCCCTTGCGGAAGATCGCCTCGATGTACTCCTGGTCCAGGTCGTGATGGAGCTCCGCGCCGCTCGTCCCGGCGACGCAGTGGCGCGGCCAGGAGTCCTGGAAGTCCGGCTCGTCGGAGAAGTGGCTGCCCGGATCGACGTGCCAGTCCTGCGTCGCCACGACGTGGTCATACAGGTGGCCGTGATCGTCCAGGTATTCGCTGATGGCCGCGGCCAGGGCGGCGCCGCCTTCGACGGCGAGCGATCCTCCTTCGCAGAAGTCGTTCTGCACATCCACGATGATCAGGGCTTTGCTCATGGTGCCTCCTCATAGAGGGTGGGAATGACCGGTTCTCCTCGCTGGAGCCTGTTCACGGCCGGCGGCATCTCGGCCAGGGACGCGGCATGCCGCTCGCGGGCGCGCGTCACCGCCTCTGGGCCGGTCCAGCCGGGGAGGACTTCGCCGTCGGCCACGAGCTGCACGAGGAGGGGACGGTCGTTGCCGTCGTTCTCCGGCTGGTGTCCGATCCCCACGAGCTCCGCGGTGGCCGTGCCCCGCTCGTTGAGCCGTCGCAGCGCGTACTTGCGGCCGCCGACGCTCGCCTTGTTCTTGGCGGCCTTGGCCACGGACACGAACTCGCCGTCGTCGTTCGTGCGGCTCACGAGCTTGTAGACCATGCCCGCGGTCGGGGCGCCGCTGCCCGTGACGAGGGAGGTGCCCACGCCGTAGGAGTCCACCGGCGCGGACTGCAGGGCGGCGATGGCGTACTCGTCCAGGTCGCTCGTGACCACGATCCGGGTGTTCACCGCGCCGAGTTCGTCCAGCAGCTGACGCACCCACTGGGCCTGGGCCACGAGGTCGCCGGAGTCCAGGCGCACCGCGCCCAGCTTGTCCCCGGCCAGGTCCACGGCCGTGCGGACGGCCGTCTCGACGTCGTAGGTGTCCACCAGGAGGGAGGTCTCCGGGCCGAGCGAGCTGAGCTGCGCGGTGAACGCATCGCGTTCGGTGTCGTGCAGCAGGGTGAAGGAATGTGCGGCGGAGCCGAAGGTCTTCAGGCCGTAGCGCAGACCGGCCTCCAGGTTGGAGGTGCTGACGAAGCCGGAGATGATGGCGGCGCGGGCGGCCGCGACGGCGGACTCCTCGTGCGTGCGGCGCGACCCCATCTCGATGCAGGGGCGACCGCGGGCGGCCAGCGCCATCCGGGACGCCGCCGAGGCGATGGCGCTGTCGTGATTGAGGACCGAGAGGACATAGGTCTCGAGGATGCACGCCTCGGCGAACGTCGACTCGATCACCAGCAGCGGGGAGTTGGGGAAGTACAGCTCGCCCTCGGCGTAGCCCCAGATGTCGCCCGTGAAACGGTACGAGGCGAGGAAGGCCAGGGTCTTCTCGTTGACCACGCCGGTGCTGCGCAGGAACTCGAGTTCCTCCGGCCCGAAACGGAAGTTCCGGATGCCCTCCAGGAGACGGCCCGTGCCCGCGACGACGCCGTAACGGCGGCCGTCCGGAAGGCGACGGGCGAAGACCTCGAAGACGGAGCGCCGCTGGGCGGCGCCTGACTCCAGAGCCGCCTGCACCATGGTGAGCTCGTAGTGGTCGGTATACAGCGAAGCGCGGGGTTGCTGCCAGGGTGTACTCACGCAACACACTTTATCCCCACGCCGTGATCCGGCGCTGGTCCGGTCCGCGACCGGCGGCGGCCGACCCGCCGCGGACACGGCGGACCCCGGACACTGCCTAGAATGGACTAATGAATCCCACAGCCACGGCAGAGGTGCGGCTTGCCGCCCTGACGGACCCGGAGGTCCGTGAGGAGCAGGGCCTGGAGGAACGGACGCTCACGGACACTCCGTGGAATCTGGTGGTCTGGAACGACCCCGTGAACCTCATGAGCTATGTCAGCTACGTGTTCCGGAGCTATTTCGGCTACTCCCAGAAGAAGGCCGACCGGCTCATGATGGAGGTGCACCGCAAGGGCCGTTCGGTCGTGGCCCACGGTGGCCGGGAGCGCATGGAACAGCACGTGGTGGCGATGCACGGGTACGGCCTCTGGGCCACCGTGGAACGCGCCGGCGCCGGTGGAAAGGGACAGCATGGCTAAGACATTCGTGCCGGGCAGCCGGGGGATCACCGGTTACCTCGAGGAAGAGGAACGGGAACTCCTGCGGAAGCTGTTCTCCGACGTCATCAGCATGCTCGAACCCGAGGCTCTGGACTCGGAGGATCCGCTGGTGGCGCTGGTCGGCTTCGACCCCCACATCGCCCCTCCTGAGGACGCCGCGCTGCGCCGCCTTCTCCCGGATGGCGTGAAGGACGACGACGAGGCCGCCCTCGAGTTCCGCCGCTTCACCGAGCGCTCGCTGCGGGAGAGCAAGATCGGCACGCTGCGTGCGGCCTCCTTGGCGCTGGAGAGCAACGAGCTTCATCTGGACGAGAACCAGGCCCGGAACTTCGCCATGGCCCTGAACGATGTGCGCCTCGTGATCAGCGAACGTCTTAACATCCGCACCCAGGACGACGCCGAAGCCGTGTACGCCATGCAGGAGTGGTCGGACGCCGACGACCTCGAGACCTATCTCTCCGTGGTCTACAACTTCGTGAGCTGGCTCCAGGAATCCCTGGTCCAGGCCCTCAGCTACAGCCTGGAGGACGCGCCGTCCCGGGCCGGGGAGACGGGCGAGGGGGAGAGCCGCGCATGAGTCTTCCGGGCTCCGAACAGCTCGTGTCCGTCGGGAACGAGGGAACGCAGCTGCCGCGTTCCGAGCGTCCGATCGGGATCTTCGATTCCGGCGTCGGCGGTCTCACGGTGGCGCGTTCCGTGATCGACCAGCTGCCCACCGAGGCCGTGCTGTACGTCGGGGACACCGCCAACGGTCCGTACGGCCCTCTGCCGATCGCGGAGGTGCGGGCCAATGCCCTGGGCATCATGGACGAACTCGTGGACTCCGGGGTGAAACTGCTCACGATCGCCTGTAACACGGCGTCGGCGGCGGTGCTCCGTGACGCCCGCGAACGCTACGAGGCCCGCTACGGGATCCCGGTGATCGAAGTCATCCAGCCGGCGGTGCGACGCGCGGTCTCCTCGACCCGCAACGGGCGGATCGGCGTCATCGGGACCTCCGCCACCGTGGGGTCACGGGCCTACGAGGACACCTTCGCTGCCGCCCCTGACCTGGAGGTCCTCTCCGTGGCGTGCCCCGAGTTCGTGCCCTATGTGGAGGCCGGGATCACGACGGGGCCGGAACTCCTTGCTCTCGCGGAGTACTACCTCGCGCCACTGAAGGGCGCCGGGGTCGACACCCTGGTGCTCGGCTGCACCCACTACCCGCTGCTCACCGGCGTCATCTCCTATGTCATGGGGGAGGACGTCACCTTGGTCTCCAGTGCCGAGGAGACGGCCAAGGACGTGTACCGTTCACTCATCAGGCACGGTCTGGAACGCCAGGACCCGGCGCCTCCGAAGCACCATTTCGTCGCGACGGGTGACGCCACCGGGTTCGGGAAGCTGGCCCGTCGATTCCTCGGACCGGAGGTGGTCAGCGTGGAGCACGTGGATCACGTCTCGGCGAGCTACCCCACCGGAAGCCTGGCCAAGATCACACCAGAGATGCTGGAGGCGGCACGGGCGGCGGCCCGGCAGCCGCGCATCTCCCACTTCGTGGCGAACGCCACGGCGGACGGGGGACAGGGATGAAGCTGACCATCGTGGGCTGCACGGGGAGCTTCCCCGGGCCCGGTTCGCCGGCGTCGTGCTATCTCCTGACCGCGGACAGCGGCGGCCGCCGCTGGAAGATCATCCTGGATCTCGGCAGCGGCGCTCTCGGCTCGCTTCAGCGGTACACGGATCTCGAGGACATCGACGCGATCTTCCTGAGCCATCTGCACCCGGACCACTGCATGGATCTGTGCGGCCTCCACGTCGCCGTGCACTGGAAGCCCGGTGGCTGGGACCGCGGCCGGATCCCGGTCTGGGGACCCGAAGCGACGGCGGACCGCCTCGCCACCGCTTACGGCCTGGAACTGGACCCGGGCATGCACGAGGACTTCGACTTCGGTTCCTGGACCGTGGAGAAGCCGGTCCGGGTGGGTCCGTTCACCGTCACGCCCTACGCCGTGAACCACCCGATCGAGGAGGCGTACGCCCTCCGCGTCGAGTGCCGTCAGGAGCTGGAGGACGGGACCGTCAAAGAGACCGTGCTCAGCTACTCGGGTGACACGGACAGCTGCCCCGCGCTGGTGGAGGCAGCCCGCGACGCCGATCTGTTCCTCTGCGAGGCCGCCTTCCAGGAGGGCCGCGACGACGCGATCAAGGACGTGCATCTGACCGGCAAGAGGGCCGGCGAGGCTGCCGTGGAGGCCGAGGCCAAGCGGCTCCTCCTGACCCACATCCCGGTCTGGACGGATCCGAACACCGTCCTCTCGGAGGCCAAGGAGGTCTTCGGCGGTGGCGTCTCGGTGGCCGTGGCGGGCGTGCATTACGAGCTCTGACCGCCCGCGATAGGCTTGGGGTCATGACCCCCAACCTTTCGAACGAGTCATCCCTGCCCGGCACCGTGGTGCGCGCCGACGGGCGCAGCCCCGAGCAGCTGCGGCCCATCAGCATCACCCGCGGCTGGTCCAACCAGGCCGAAGGGTCCGCGCTGATCGAGTTCGGCAACACCCGGGTGCTGTGCACCGCATCCCTCACCGAAGGGGTGCCGCGCTGGCTCAAGGGGGAGGGCCGCGGCTGGGTCACCGCCGAATACGCCATGCTGCCCCGTGCCACGAACACCCGCTCCGACCGCGAGTCCGTGAAGGGCAAGATCGGCGGCCGCACGCACGAGATCTCCCGGCTCATCGGCCGTTCGCTGCGCTCCATCATCGACACCAAGGCGCTGGGCGAGAACACCATCGTCCTGGACTGCGACGTGCTCCAGGCCGACGGCGGCACCCGCACCGCCGCGATCACGGGTGCCTTCGTGGCGCTCGCCGAGTCCATCCGCTTCGCGCGGGAGAACAAGCTCATCGCCCCGAAGGCCAAGCCGCTGACCGACACGATCGCCGCGGTCTCCGTGGGCATCATCGACGGCGTGCCGATGCTGGACCTGCCGTATGTGGAGGATGTCCGCGCCGAGACCGACATGAACGTGGTCGTCACCGGCGGCGGCAAGTTCGTGGAGGTCCAGGGCACGGCCGAGGGCGCGCCGTTCGACCGTGACGAGCTGAACCGTCTCCTGGATCTGGCTCTGCTCGGCACGAGCCAGCTGGCCGCGATCCAGCGGGAGACGCTCGGCGAAACCCTGGACGGCATCCTGTGACGGCCCCCGAATACACCGTTCCCGAGGGCGCCCGCCTGGTGCTCGCGACCCGGAACGCCGGCAAGCTGAACGAACTCCGTGACCTCCTGCGCGGGCAGGTACCAGGCCTGGACGTGGACACCCAGGTGATCGACGCCGCGACGGCGGGCGTGCCCGATGTGGTGGAGGACGGCACGAGCTTCGCGGAGAACTCCCTGCTCAAGTCGCGCGCCGTGGCGGCGGCCACCGGGCTGCCGTCCATCGCGGACGACTCCGGTCTGAGCGTGGACATCATGGGCGGCGCCCCGGGGATCTTCTCGGCGCGCTGGGCCGGCCGTCATGGCGATGACCAGGCGAACCTCGATCTTCTGCTGGCCCAGCTCGGGGACATCGCCGAGCCGCACCGCGGCGCCGCGTTCGTCTGCGCCGCCGCCCTCACGGTGCCGGGGACGGACGAGGAGGCGTACGACGTCGTCGAGTACGGCACGCTCAACGGCACCCTGCTCCGCGAGCCGCGGGGTGAGGGAGGTTTCGGTTACGACCCCGTCCTGCAGCCGGAGGGGGAGACCCGGAGCTGCGCCGAGCTGAGCCGCGAGGAGAAGAACGCGATCAGCCATCGCGGCAAGGCGTTCCGTGCTCTGCTGCCGGCGATCGTGAAGGCGCTGTCCTAGCCGCTGATCCGCCCGCGGACCACGTGAGCCCCCACCGGATTTGAACTGCTCCCCGGAAGGTGGACTGTAAATTCAGTTCGACTTCCGGGGAGTTTTTCGTATGGACCCACGTAGTTTGTTGACCGAGGCGCAGCGCGAGGCCTTGGTAGCTCTGTACGAGCAGGGCAACGGTTACAAGGCAGCGGCCGCCATCTCAGGGGTGGGGGTGCATTCGGCGAAGCGGCTCCATCATCGGTGGCGCTTGCATGGTAGAAGTGCTCTGGTGAGACGTGAGTTCCAGCAGCGGTACACGTTCGAGGTCAAGCTTGAGGCGGTCCAGCGTTTCGAGCGCCAGGAAGCCACACTGTCTGAGCTGGCGGATGAGTACGGGATGTCGTCGTCGGTGCTCTTGAAGACCTGGGTGAGGATCCACCGGCGCGAGGGTGAAGAGGGGCTGCGCTCCAAACGGAAGGGCCGTCCGCCAGGTGCCGTGGGTAAGCAGCTGACTGAGGTTCAGAAGCTCGAGAAGGAGAACGAGCGGCTCCGCGCCGAGGTTGCGTACCGGAAAAAAGTGCGGGCCTTGAGGGCCCAAGGACTGCAGTGAAGGCTCTCGCAGTGTCCTCCCTCAAGGCCGAACATCCACTCCCGGCGCTGCTGGAAGCCGCTGGGCTGGCCCGATCCACCTACTTCTACCACCAGGCCCGCATGAGCCGTCCCGACCCTCAGGCGCAGCTCAAGGACGCCGCCAGGGAGGCCTTCGCTCAAGCAAGGGGCCGCTACGGTCATCGCCGCATCCACACGATGCTGGCCCGGCAGGGCTGGGTGGTGGCGAAGAAGACCGTGCTAGCGTTGATGAGGAAGCTTCGGCTGGTCTGCAAGGTGCGGCGTCGGCGGCTCTACAACTCGTACAAGGGCAGGATGGGCAAGGTCGCTCCCAACGTGCTCAAGCGGGACTTCAACGCCAGTGCCCCGGGCCAGAAGCTCGTGACCGACGTGACCGAGTTCCACCTCCCTGACGGCAGGCTCTACCTCTCCCCGGTCATCGACCTGTTCGACCGCCCCGTGGTCGCATTCACCATGGGCCCATCACCAACCCTGGACCTAGCCAACGGCTCTCTCCGCGCGGCACTCAAGACTCTCCCGCGCGACCAGAGCCCAATCGTCCATTCCGACCAGGGCACGAACTACCAGCACCGGTCATGGGGCAAACTCCTGGTCAAGGCCGGCGCAACCCAATCGATGTCCAGGAAGGGCAACTGCCTCGACAATGCGGTGGCAGAGAACTTCTTCGGTCCCCTCAAGTCCGAGATGTTCCACGGCGAGAAGTTCACCATCCGAGACGAGCTCGCCGGCGAGATCCGCGAGTATATCAACTGGTACAACCACGAACGCATCTCGACAACACTGAAGGGCCTGAGTCCGGCGCAATACCGGGCCCAGGCCCTTCAAGGAAGTTGTGAGGGTTTCCTCTGTGACGGGTTCGCCTCGTTCGTCATCACTGCCGGCAAATTGCCTGGGTCTTGGTGGCGCGTTGTCTAGCTACGGGGCTTCTGGGTGAGTGAGAGCGTGGTGCGGGACGGCTCACCCGTCGATTCCGGAGTGCAGCAGGAACACCCGTGATCCGGCATCGTCTGCACATTGGCGGAAACATCAGGTTCCTTGACAGGGGCACAGCAGTCATCGACCTCGCCGCCGGCCTGCGCGCCGGGAACGGTGCAGCAGACATCCCCTTTCCAGGCGTTCAGGCCTTCCTTGACTGCGATAGCGGCGATGATCAGCGCCGCCCCGGCGTCGGCCCACCACCAGCCGAACAAGCTGTTCAGCAACAGCCCCACCAGCAGGACCGCGGAAAGGTAGGTGCACAGCAGGGTTTGGTGAGAATCAGCGACCGCGGTCCGGGACCCGAGTTCCCGGCCAGCACGGCGCTGCAGCCAGGACAGGACTGGCATGATGGCCAGACTCAACGCCGCGATCACGATCCCGACGGAAGAATGCTGAGCTTCCCCACCCCCAAGGAGCGAACGGATCGAATCAACCGTCACGAACAATGCCAGGGCGAAGAATGACAGGGCGATCAGGCGTAGCGTCAGGTGCTCTCGCCGTTCGGGGTCCTTGGCTGAGAACTGCCAGGAGAGCGCTACGGCGGAGCTGACCTCGATCACCGAGTCCAGGCCAAAGCCGATCAGCGCCGACGAATCAGCCACACCCCCGGCCCAAAGCGCCACGACCGCTTCAATGACGTTGTAGGTGATGGTGGCCGCAGCGAACCAGCGGATCCTGCGCATCAACACCAACCGGCGATCCGGGGCGGGCGAGACCAGGGCGCTCATGCGACACACGTCCCGTCGGGCGCGCAGCACTCCGGATCCACGGCCAGGACCACGCCGAGCAAATCCCGCAGCGCATGCCCCAAACGTTGATCCGCGAGCTCGTACCGACTCCGGCGACCGTCCGGGACGGAGACGACCAGACCGCAGCCCCGCAGGCACGCCAAGTGATTCGACATGCTCTGCCGCGTCACACCGAGCATCTCGGCCAGATCCGAAGGGTAAGCCGGCGCCTCCGCCAGGGCCAGCAGAATCCGTGCTCTCGTAGCATCCGAAACGGCGTATCCAAATCGCGCCAGGACCGGGGCGTGCGTCAGAGTCTCCACACCCCGACTATACACCAGACGCTGAATTCAGAATTCGATGAACGTCGGAAATCGCTCCAACGAAGGCCGTCGAAACCCACCGCCAACACCTTCGGAGAAGCACGTAGGGAGTCGGAAGGGCCCCATGATCACTCCGAGGCTTACTCTAAAACCAGTCCAACTTCCGGGGACCAGTTCAATTCCGGTGGGGGCTCACGTGCGCCCAGGGTGTGCCGGGGCCGGCGGCCGGACCGGCCGCGAGGATCAGGCCTGGCCGGACTTCTTCCGGTCGAGGTAACCCTTGATGCCCTCGATGAGGATCGGCAGGACCGAGACGAGGACGATCACGATGAAGATGAGGTCGAGGTTCTTGGAAACCCACGGCACGCGGTCGCCGAGGATGTAGCCGAGCAGTGTGACGCCGCCGCCCCAGAGCACGCCACCGATCACGTTGAACAGGAAGAACTTTTTCCTGTCGTACTCCGCGACGCCCACGATGACGGGGACGAAGGTGCGGATGATGGGCACGAAGCGTGCCAGGATCAGGGCCTTGCCGCCGTGCTTCTCGAAGAAGATGTGGGCTTTTTCGACATTTTCGTGCTTGAACAGGCGCGATTCAGGGCGGTTGAAGAGCGCGGGTCCGGCCTTGCGGCCGATCAGGTAGCCGCACTGGTTGCCGATGATGGCCGAGATCACCACGAGGGTGATCAGCGCGACGATGTTGAACTTGATCGTTCCGGTGGCCACGAGCAGGCCGGCCGTGAACAGCAGGGAATCACCCGGCAGGAAGAACCCCACCAGCAGACCGGTCTCCGCGAAGACGATGCCACAGACCAGCAGGACCACCCAGGGAGCCAGGGCCGGATCGGCCAGGAAGATCTGTGGGTTCAGCCAGTCCGGCAGGAAGGAAGCGGTCGGTACGGGTACACGCGCCATGGCGTGCAGGGTATCGGCGGCAGAAGAGGCATCAATCACCGTCCCAGCCTACGGGTCTCCACTGGGGTTTCGCTGGACGTTCCCTCCATGGGCTTGCGGGCGGGGTTCCATGGTTCTATGGTTAGTTACATGAGTAATGAACCAGTGTGGTTGGGAGGTGCGCAGTGATCGACGACTCCGGCCCGATCTTTCTTCAGATCGCGGCTCTGATTGAGAACGACATCGTCTCCGGGGCCCTCCCGGAGGAATCCCAGGTGCCTTCGACCAACGAGTTCGCCCAGTACTACCGCATCAATCCGGCCACGGCAGCCAAAGGAGTGAACACCTTGGTGGAAGAAGGAATCCTGTACAAGCGCCGCGGCATCGGCATGTTCGTCGCGGCCGGAGCGAGGGACAAGCTGCTCGGCCGGCGTCGCGAGCATTTCAAGTCACAGTTCGTCGAGCCGCTCTGCCTCGAAGCCGGGAAATTGGGCATCGCTCGCGCGGAGCTGCTGGCGATGCTGACCGCGGCGCTGGACGGCGAGGCGCCGGCCGGACACGACACGAGCACTCAGGGGAAGGCATGACCATGAACGAACAGACAGTGGTCCAGGTACGCGGCCTCGGACGCAAGTACAAGGACGTCACCGCGCTGGACGAGGTGGATCTGGAATTCCGGCAGAACCGGATCTACGGCCTGCTGGGCCGTAACGGGGCGGGGAAGACCACCCTGATGTCGATCCTGACGGCCCAGGGGTTCCCGACCAGTGGCACGGTCCGCGTGTTCGGCGAGGATCCGTACGAGAACGAACGGGTCCTGCGGCGGATCTGCTTCATCCGCGAGTCCCAGAAGTACCCGGACGATTTCACCCCGGCCCAGGCATTCCAG
This portion of the Arthrobacter woluwensis genome encodes:
- a CDS encoding isochorismatase family protein, with the protein product MSKALIIVDVQNDFCEGGSLAVEGGAALAAAISEYLDDHGHLYDHVVATQDWHVDPGSHFSDEPDFQDSWPRHCVAGTSGAELHHDLDQEYIEAIFRKGRFAAAYSGFEGLLAPEDAVSTGDRQPGALPSEDDDGESLDEWLQERDVEDIVVVGIATDHCVRATALDGVQAGYAVTVLRELTASVADDPEPTFDELEESGVAIA
- a CDS encoding nicotinate phosphoribosyltransferase → MSTPWQQPRASLYTDHYELTMVQAALESGAAQRRSVFEVFARRLPDGRRYGVVAGTGRLLEGIRNFRFGPEELEFLRSTGVVNEKTLAFLASYRFTGDIWGYAEGELYFPNSPLLVIESTFAEACILETYVLSVLNHDSAIASAASRMALAARGRPCIEMGSRRTHEESAVAAARAAIISGFVSTSNLEAGLRYGLKTFGSAAHSFTLLHDTERDAFTAQLSSLGPETSLLVDTYDVETAVRTAVDLAGDKLGAVRLDSGDLVAQAQWVRQLLDELGAVNTRIVVTSDLDEYAIAALQSAPVDSYGVGTSLVTGSGAPTAGMVYKLVSRTNDDGEFVSVAKAAKNKASVGGRKYALRRLNERGTATAELVGIGHQPENDGNDRPLLVQLVADGEVLPGWTGPEAVTRARERHAASLAEMPPAVNRLQRGEPVIPTLYEEAP
- the clpS gene encoding ATP-dependent Clp protease adapter ClpS, which encodes MNPTATAEVRLAALTDPEVREEQGLEERTLTDTPWNLVVWNDPVNLMSYVSYVFRSYFGYSQKKADRLMMEVHRKGRSVVAHGGRERMEQHVVAMHGYGLWATVERAGAGGKGQHG
- a CDS encoding DUF2017 domain-containing protein, which translates into the protein MAKTFVPGSRGITGYLEEEERELLRKLFSDVISMLEPEALDSEDPLVALVGFDPHIAPPEDAALRRLLPDGVKDDDEAALEFRRFTERSLRESKIGTLRAASLALESNELHLDENQARNFAMALNDVRLVISERLNIRTQDDAEAVYAMQEWSDADDLETYLSVVYNFVSWLQESLVQALSYSLEDAPSRAGETGEGESRA
- the murI gene encoding glutamate racemase; translated protein: MSLPGSEQLVSVGNEGTQLPRSERPIGIFDSGVGGLTVARSVIDQLPTEAVLYVGDTANGPYGPLPIAEVRANALGIMDELVDSGVKLLTIACNTASAAVLRDARERYEARYGIPVIEVIQPAVRRAVSSTRNGRIGVIGTSATVGSRAYEDTFAAAPDLEVLSVACPEFVPYVEAGITTGPELLALAEYYLAPLKGAGVDTLVLGCTHYPLLTGVISYVMGEDVTLVSSAEETAKDVYRSLIRHGLERQDPAPPKHHFVATGDATGFGKLARRFLGPEVVSVEHVDHVSASYPTGSLAKITPEMLEAARAAARQPRISHFVANATADGGQG
- a CDS encoding MBL fold metallo-hydrolase, encoding MKLTIVGCTGSFPGPGSPASCYLLTADSGGRRWKIILDLGSGALGSLQRYTDLEDIDAIFLSHLHPDHCMDLCGLHVAVHWKPGGWDRGRIPVWGPEATADRLATAYGLELDPGMHEDFDFGSWTVEKPVRVGPFTVTPYAVNHPIEEAYALRVECRQELEDGTVKETVLSYSGDTDSCPALVEAARDADLFLCEAAFQEGRDDAIKDVHLTGKRAGEAAVEAEAKRLLLTHIPVWTDPNTVLSEAKEVFGGGVSVAVAGVHYEL
- the rph gene encoding ribonuclease PH → MTPNLSNESSLPGTVVRADGRSPEQLRPISITRGWSNQAEGSALIEFGNTRVLCTASLTEGVPRWLKGEGRGWVTAEYAMLPRATNTRSDRESVKGKIGGRTHEISRLIGRSLRSIIDTKALGENTIVLDCDVLQADGGTRTAAITGAFVALAESIRFARENKLIAPKAKPLTDTIAAVSVGIIDGVPMLDLPYVEDVRAETDMNVVVTGGGKFVEVQGTAEGAPFDRDELNRLLDLALLGTSQLAAIQRETLGETLDGIL
- the rdgB gene encoding RdgB/HAM1 family non-canonical purine NTP pyrophosphatase; the protein is MTAPEYTVPEGARLVLATRNAGKLNELRDLLRGQVPGLDVDTQVIDAATAGVPDVVEDGTSFAENSLLKSRAVAAATGLPSIADDSGLSVDIMGGAPGIFSARWAGRHGDDQANLDLLLAQLGDIAEPHRGAAFVCAAALTVPGTDEEAYDVVEYGTLNGTLLREPRGEGGFGYDPVLQPEGETRSCAELSREEKNAISHRGKAFRALLPAIVKALS
- a CDS encoding transposase, whose amino-acid sequence is MRREFQQRYTFEVKLEAVQRFERQEATLSELADEYGMSSSVLLKTWVRIHRREGEEGLRSKRKGRPPGAVGKQLTEVQKLEKENERLRAEVAYRKKVRALRAQGLQ
- a CDS encoding IS3 family transposase, which gives rise to MKALAVSSLKAEHPLPALLEAAGLARSTYFYHQARMSRPDPQAQLKDAAREAFAQARGRYGHRRIHTMLARQGWVVAKKTVLALMRKLRLVCKVRRRRLYNSYKGRMGKVAPNVLKRDFNASAPGQKLVTDVTEFHLPDGRLYLSPVIDLFDRPVVAFTMGPSPTLDLANGSLRAALKTLPRDQSPIVHSDQGTNYQHRSWGKLLVKAGATQSMSRKGNCLDNAVAENFFGPLKSEMFHGEKFTIRDELAGEIREYINWYNHERISTTLKGLSPAQYRAQALQGSCEGFLCDGFASFVITAGKLPGSWWRVV
- a CDS encoding cation transporter, giving the protein MSALVSPAPDRRLVLMRRIRWFAAATITYNVIEAVVALWAGGVADSSALIGFGLDSVIEVSSAVALSWQFSAKDPERREHLTLRLIALSFFALALFVTVDSIRSLLGGGEAQHSSVGIVIAALSLAIMPVLSWLQRRAGRELGSRTAVADSHQTLLCTYLSAVLLVGLLLNSLFGWWWADAGAALIIAAIAVKEGLNAWKGDVCCTVPGAQAGGEVDDCCAPVKEPDVSANVQTMPDHGCSCCTPESTGEPSRTTLSLTQKPRS
- a CDS encoding ArsR/SmtB family transcription factor — encoded protein: METLTHAPVLARFGYAVSDATRARILLALAEAPAYPSDLAEMLGVTRQSMSNHLACLRGCGLVVSVPDGRRSRYELADQRLGHALRDLLGVVLAVDPECCAPDGTCVA
- a CDS encoding DedA family protein, whose translation is MARVPVPTASFLPDWLNPQIFLADPALAPWVVLLVCGIVFAETGLLVGFFLPGDSLLFTAGLLVATGTIKFNIVALITLVVISAIIGNQCGYLIGRKAGPALFNRPESRLFKHENVEKAHIFFEKHGGKALILARFVPIIRTFVPVIVGVAEYDRKKFFLFNVIGGVLWGGGVTLLGYILGDRVPWVSKNLDLIFIVIVLVSVLPILIEGIKGYLDRKKSGQA
- a CDS encoding GntR family transcriptional regulator, whose translation is MIDDSGPIFLQIAALIENDIVSGALPEESQVPSTNEFAQYYRINPATAAKGVNTLVEEGILYKRRGIGMFVAAGARDKLLGRRREHFKSQFVEPLCLEAGKLGIARAELLAMLTAALDGEAPAGHDTSTQGKA